In Lycium ferocissimum isolate CSIRO_LF1 chromosome 11, AGI_CSIRO_Lferr_CH_V1, whole genome shotgun sequence, a single genomic region encodes these proteins:
- the LOC132038368 gene encoding receptor-like protein EIX1, giving the protein MKSLQHLDLYGNAFGGGFSSCFGKISNLKSLQVSFCSLHVQLSQIMKYLSCMTDSLEYLNLERNYIGSSLPDVLANFSSLRELRLGFNELNGSIPRAVGKLPRLALLDLSSNEIVGSIPDLLPLSSLRELDLSHNQLSGLTESMDAFPNLRSYTSILTISSDWIPPFQLDIIRLTHCKLGPHFPNWLRDQNNIFVLDLSAAGILGNIPSSQRMIYLEPKNALLGAKDALLGAKDALLGAKNVEEN; this is encoded by the exons atgaaatCCCTGCAACACCTTGATCTGTATGGCAATGCATTTGGAGGTGGTTTTTCCAGTTGCTTTGGGAAAATTAGTAATTTGAAGTCGTTGCAAGTATCTTTTTGTAGCTTGCATGTACAACTATCTCAGATAATGAAATACTTGTCATGCATGACAGATTCTCTAGAATACCTAAACCTAGAAAGGAATTATATTGGCAGTTCATTGCCTGATGTTTTAGCAAACTTTTCATCTCTGAGAGAACTGAGGCTTGGGTTTAATGAATTGAATGGATCCATTCCCAGAGCTGTTGGAAAACTTCCACGTCTTGCTCTTCTGGATCTATCTTCGAATGAAATCGTGGGATCAATCCCCGATCTTTTGCCATTGTCGTCTCTAAGAGAATTGGATCTTTCCCATAATCAGTTAAGTGGTTTAACTGAGAGTATGGATGCCTTTCCAAACTTGAGAAGTTATACCTCGATTCTAACA ATCAGTTCAGATTGGATTCCCCCTTTTCAACTGGATATCATTCGTCTGACGCACTGTAAATTAGGTCCTCACTTTCCAAACTGGTTGAGGGACCAGAATAACATTTTCGTGCTTGATTTGTCAGCTGCAGGAATTTTGGGGAACATTCCTAGT AGCCAAAGGATGATTTACTTGGAGCCAAAGAATGCATTGCTTGGAGCCAAAGATGCATTGCTTGGAGCCAAAGATGCATTGCTTGGAGCCAAAAATGTGGAGGAGAATTGA